Proteins from one Streptomyces genisteinicus genomic window:
- a CDS encoding ATP-binding protein: MLAGHKAKFERMVSGGKEFNKLLREMGAEPYRFVEDPKDARRWWIYITLPEHVRETFDLHLEVLCLSAAYERVEPRTLDIIADRLRKGEARLDPDFAILLTPDGGAENLVRRRRGQLPILTVDANALIEHGAPISLRERIAQVMVTHDHYDLTKPITEPAAFYGRRAEVRQLDFALDRGQSVGIFGLRKAGKTSLLNYVEKHRAEQGKPVIRLDVSGLSAEQFQLGLLVECHKLVRAASGTAPRLTSLTRDGRPHPVASISTHWLNDLDILLDGLPGRLELFIDEIDQAWPGGRSNLDEEEARALLRCLTQLRGVIQRREAEGKDSIGIVCAGVDPAIFERPLLDGRDNLLYKFVRLSFLSPMKKDEMQEMVRSLGRRMGLRYRDPATIDFLFREFGGHPLLTRKACSAAAGTRPDDVIPWHVPLEALQETLHRRGPNTPRTEVADVLKSFADWFGDEAAMLPLLWSGDLDEQRDAREWAESEPDMAAHLMLYGITDENWAPRIHAMREHVLK; the protein is encoded by the coding sequence GTGCTCGCAGGGCACAAGGCAAAGTTCGAGCGGATGGTTTCCGGGGGGAAAGAGTTCAACAAGCTTCTCCGTGAGATGGGTGCGGAGCCGTACCGGTTTGTCGAGGATCCGAAGGACGCCCGGCGCTGGTGGATCTACATCACCCTGCCGGAGCACGTACGGGAAACCTTTGATCTGCATCTCGAAGTGCTGTGCCTCTCCGCCGCGTACGAGCGAGTGGAGCCTCGGACTCTCGACATCATCGCTGACCGGTTGCGCAAGGGTGAGGCGAGGCTGGATCCCGACTTCGCGATCCTGCTCACTCCGGACGGGGGCGCGGAGAACCTTGTTCGCCGTCGTCGCGGGCAGCTGCCGATTTTAACGGTCGACGCAAATGCGCTCATTGAGCATGGGGCGCCGATAAGCTTACGCGAGCGCATCGCGCAGGTAATGGTCACCCATGATCACTACGACCTGACCAAGCCCATTACCGAACCTGCCGCATTCTACGGGCGTCGAGCCGAGGTGCGGCAGCTTGATTTCGCCCTCGACCGCGGGCAGTCCGTCGGAATCTTCGGGCTCCGCAAGGCCGGGAAGACCTCGCTGCTGAACTACGTCGAGAAGCACAGGGCAGAGCAGGGCAAGCCCGTGATCCGTCTGGACGTCAGTGGACTCTCGGCCGAGCAGTTCCAACTGGGCCTGCTCGTGGAGTGCCACAAACTGGTGCGTGCCGCGTCGGGAACAGCCCCACGACTGACCTCGCTCACGCGTGACGGCCGTCCTCACCCCGTAGCCAGTATCTCGACGCACTGGCTGAACGATCTGGACATCCTGCTCGACGGGCTGCCCGGCCGCCTGGAGCTTTTCATCGACGAGATCGACCAGGCGTGGCCAGGCGGCCGTTCGAATCTGGATGAGGAGGAAGCGCGAGCGCTGCTGCGCTGCCTCACCCAGCTTCGTGGCGTCATCCAGCGCCGCGAGGCCGAGGGAAAGGACAGCATCGGCATCGTATGTGCCGGCGTGGACCCGGCGATCTTCGAACGACCCCTCCTCGACGGCCGGGACAACCTGCTCTACAAGTTCGTCCGCCTGTCCTTCTTGTCGCCGATGAAGAAGGATGAGATGCAGGAGATGGTGCGCAGCCTCGGAAGGCGTATGGGGTTGCGCTACCGGGACCCGGCGACCATCGATTTCCTGTTCCGCGAATTCGGCGGTCACCCTTTGCTCACCCGCAAGGCCTGCTCCGCTGCCGCAGGTACCCGCCCCGACGATGTCATTCCGTGGCACGTTCCCTTGGAAGCGCTCCAGGAAACTCTGCATCGCCGCGGGCCGAACACCCCGCGCACAGAGGTTGCGGACGTGCTGAAGTCGTTCGCCGACTGGTTCGGGGATGAGGCGGCCATGCTTCCGCTGCTGTGGTCGGGGGATCTCGACGAGCAACGGGATGCGCGTGAATGGGCGGAGAGCGAACCGGATATGGCGGCGCACTTGATGCTGTACGGCATCACTGATGAGAATTGGGCGCCGCGGATTCATGCCATGCGTGAGCACGTGCTGAAGTGA
- a CDS encoding aldo/keto reductase: protein MKYTQLGRTGLKVSRLVLGTMNFGPQTDEATSHEIMDSALAAGVNFFDTANVYGWGENKGRTEEIIGSWFAKGGDRRDKVVLATKVYGNMAGDGDPWPNHDRLSALNIRRAVDASLKRLRTDHIDLYQFHHIDRRTPVEEIWQAIDVLVTQGKILYAGSSNFPGWKIAQANEAARRVGSYGLVSEQCLYNLAERRAEMEVIPAAQEYGLGVIPWSPLHGGLLGGVLKKENEGARRATGRSADALANTAVRDKVQAYEDLLDKHGLAPGEAALAWLLTRPGVTGPIVGPRTQEQLESALRAVELELGDEVLTGLDEIFPGPGPSPEAFAW from the coding sequence ATGAAGTACACGCAGCTCGGACGCACAGGACTCAAGGTCAGCCGGCTCGTCCTCGGCACGATGAACTTCGGGCCCCAGACGGACGAGGCCACCAGTCACGAGATCATGGACTCCGCGCTCGCCGCGGGCGTCAACTTCTTCGACACGGCCAACGTCTACGGCTGGGGCGAGAACAAGGGCCGCACCGAGGAGATCATCGGCTCCTGGTTCGCCAAGGGCGGCGACCGCAGGGACAAGGTCGTGCTCGCCACGAAGGTGTACGGCAACATGGCCGGCGACGGCGACCCGTGGCCCAACCACGACCGTCTCTCCGCCCTCAACATCCGCCGTGCGGTGGACGCTTCGCTGAAGCGGCTCCGGACGGACCACATCGACCTCTACCAGTTCCACCACATCGACCGCCGCACCCCGGTCGAGGAGATCTGGCAGGCGATCGACGTCCTGGTCACGCAGGGCAAGATCCTCTACGCCGGGTCGTCCAACTTCCCCGGCTGGAAGATCGCCCAGGCCAACGAGGCGGCACGGCGCGTCGGTTCGTACGGCCTCGTCAGCGAGCAGTGCCTCTACAACCTCGCCGAGCGGCGCGCCGAGATGGAGGTCATCCCGGCCGCGCAGGAGTACGGGCTCGGGGTCATCCCCTGGTCGCCGCTGCACGGCGGACTTCTCGGCGGTGTGCTCAAGAAGGAGAACGAGGGTGCGCGGCGGGCGACCGGCCGCAGCGCTGACGCCCTGGCGAACACGGCCGTCCGCGACAAGGTGCAGGCGTACGAGGACCTGCTCGACAAGCACGGTCTCGCCCCGGGCGAGGCGGCCCTGGCCTGGCTGCTCACCCGGCCGGGCGTCACGGGTCCGATCGTCGGCCCGCGGACGCAGGAGCAGCTGGAGTCGGCGCTGCGCGCGGTCGAACTGGAGCTGGGCGACGAGGTCCTGACCGGCCTGGACGAGATCTTCCCGGGCCCCGGCCCGTCCCCGGAGGCCTTCGCCTGGTGA
- a CDS encoding SGNH/GDSL hydrolase family protein, whose translation MPRLRLRSGFVVLGAAAALAATAVTPTQASPGAPGSRAQAPMEWVALGDSYTAGVIQAAGEEFETPRDGCVRTTESYPEVVRRELGPLVDLRNVSCGAAEIRHIAQEPHEPLGRPQPLLGPDPDAPFEKVAPQLESVPAQTGLITVGIGGNSAGFGTVLKRCVELGLAEGNNGAPCEEELGATLPATLAGVRREYDAMLTAIHAKAPDARVLTVGYPHVVPEDATRCTFGDFREFATITHGDLTWARTELLEPLNRIIREVTASHGDTFVDVYAGGEDHSVCDRTGGQNWVDGIYTSLFPAVPALVHPNAKGHAHVAQRLEDAILAG comes from the coding sequence GTGCCACGACTCCGTCTCCGCAGCGGCTTCGTCGTCCTCGGCGCCGCCGCCGCGCTCGCCGCCACCGCCGTCACTCCGACGCAGGCGTCCCCCGGCGCCCCCGGTTCCCGGGCGCAGGCGCCGATGGAGTGGGTCGCACTCGGCGACTCGTACACCGCCGGAGTCATCCAGGCGGCCGGCGAGGAGTTCGAGACCCCGAGGGACGGCTGCGTCCGTACCACCGAGTCGTACCCCGAGGTCGTGCGGCGCGAGCTCGGCCCCCTGGTCGACCTGCGCAACGTCAGCTGCGGCGCCGCCGAGATCCGGCACATCGCGCAGGAGCCGCACGAGCCGCTGGGCCGCCCGCAGCCGCTGCTCGGCCCCGACCCGGACGCGCCGTTCGAGAAGGTGGCGCCCCAGCTGGAATCGGTCCCCGCGCAGACCGGTCTGATCACCGTCGGCATCGGCGGCAACTCCGCCGGCTTCGGCACGGTCCTCAAGCGCTGCGTCGAGCTCGGCCTGGCCGAGGGCAACAACGGCGCCCCGTGCGAGGAGGAACTGGGCGCCACCCTGCCGGCGACGCTGGCCGGGGTGCGCCGCGAGTACGACGCGATGCTGACGGCGATCCACGCGAAGGCGCCCGACGCCCGGGTGCTCACGGTCGGTTACCCCCACGTGGTCCCCGAGGACGCGACGCGGTGCACCTTCGGCGACTTCCGGGAGTTCGCCACCATCACCCACGGTGACCTCACCTGGGCCCGTACCGAGCTGCTGGAACCGCTGAACCGGATCATCCGCGAGGTGACCGCCAGCCACGGGGACACCTTCGTCGACGTGTACGCGGGCGGCGAGGACCACAGCGTGTGCGACCGGACGGGCGGCCAGAACTGGGTGGACGGGATCTACACCAGCCTCTTCCCGGCCGTGCCCGCCCTGGTTCACCCCAACGCCAAGGGCCACGCGCACGTGGCCCAGCGGCTGGAGGACGCCATCCTGGCGGGCTGA
- the thpR gene encoding RNA 2',3'-cyclic phosphodiesterase, whose amino-acid sequence MRLFAALLPPPPAVDELSAVVERLRDLPGADRLRWTGRPGWHFTLAFMGEVDDALVPGLRERLAPAAHRTDAFPLRLHGGGRFGRRALWVGAAGGLDEMRRLAERADAAARRAGIPMDEHRRYVPHLTIARARDDAADLRPCVEALAPFEGTGWQADRLALVRSNLPVRGVPGERPRYEVADSWPLNAAG is encoded by the coding sequence ATGAGACTCTTCGCCGCCCTCCTCCCTCCACCACCCGCCGTCGACGAGCTCTCCGCAGTCGTGGAGCGCCTGCGCGACCTCCCGGGGGCGGACCGGCTGCGGTGGACCGGGCGTCCCGGGTGGCACTTCACGCTGGCCTTCATGGGCGAGGTGGACGACGCACTCGTCCCCGGCCTGCGCGAGCGCCTCGCGCCGGCCGCGCACCGGACGGACGCGTTCCCGCTGCGGTTGCACGGCGGCGGCCGGTTCGGACGGCGGGCGCTGTGGGTCGGCGCGGCCGGCGGACTCGACGAGATGCGGCGACTCGCGGAACGGGCCGACGCCGCCGCCCGCCGCGCCGGAATCCCCATGGACGAACACCGGCGCTACGTGCCCCACCTCACGATCGCCCGCGCCCGTGACGACGCCGCCGACCTGAGGCCCTGCGTCGAGGCCCTGGCCCCGTTCGAGGGAACCGGCTGGCAGGCGGACCGTCTGGCGCTGGTACGGAGCAACCTGCCCGTGCGCGGGGTGCCGGGGGAGCGGCCGCGTTACGAGGTGGCCGATTCCTGGCCGCTGAACGCCGCGGGTTAA